Genomic window (Asticcacaulis excentricus CB 48):
GTTCGGCTGGTGCCTATGCTCAGCTCGTTGGCCGCGACGCCGGTTATGCTCAGATCCGTCTGGGTTCGGGTGAACTGCGCATGGTGCTCGACACCTGTATGGCCACCGTCGGTGCCGTGTCCAACCCGGACCACATGAACGAAAGCCTGGGTAAGGCTGGTCGCGCCCGTCACAAGGGCTGGCGTCCGCACGTTCGCGGTGTGGCCATGAACCCGATCGACCACCCGCACGGTGGTGGTGAAGGCCGCACTTCGGGCGGTCGTAACCCGGTCACCCCGTGGGGCAAGCCCACCAAGGGCCGCAAGACCCGTACCAACAAAGCGACGGATAAGTTCATCATCCGCTCGCGTCACCTCAAGAAGGCTCGCTAATCCATGGCTCGCTCCGTATGGAAAGGTCCCTTTGTCGATGGCCACCTTCTTAAGAAGGCGGAAGCGGCTCAGGCCGGCGGTCGCAAGGACGTCATCAAGACGTGGTCGCGCCGCTCTGTCATCATGCCCCAGTTTGTGGGGCTCACCTTTGGTGTTTATAACGGTCAGAAGCACGTGCCGGTGCTCGTGTCGGAAGACATGGTCGGCATGAAGCTCGGTGAATTTTCGCCTACGCGGAACTTCCCCGGTCACGCCGCTGACAAGAAGGCGAAGAGGAAGTAAGCCATGTCGCAAACGTCCAATCCTCGCCGCGTAAAGCCGACCGAAGCCCGCGCCAAGCTGGTCTCCATCCGCATCAGCCCTTACAAGCTGAATCTGGTGGCCCAGTCGATCCGCGGCCTGAAGGTCCAGCGCGCGCTCAACGAGCTTGAGTTCTCGCACAAGCGCATCGCCGGCGACGTTCGCAAGGCCCTGTATTCGGCGATCTCCAACGCCGAAAACAACCACAACCTCGACATCGACAACCTGTTTGTCGCCGAGGCCTATGTGGGCAAGAACATCGTCATGAAGCGCTTTGCGTCCCGCGCTCGCGGTCGCTCGTCGCGTATCCTGAAGCCCTTCTCGGAACTGACCATCGTCGTCCGTGAACTTGGTCAAGAGGCTGCCTAATGGGTCAGAAAGTCAATCCGATCGGTCTGCGCCTTGGCGTCAACCGTACCTGGGACTCGCGCTGGTTCGCCGCCCGTCAGGAATATGCGAAGCTGCTGCACCAGGACCTGAAGATCCGTAAGGAACTGAAGGAAAAGCTGAACGCCGCCGGCGTATCGCGCATCATCATCGAGCGTCCGCACAAGAAGTGCCGCATCACCATCTATGCCGCCCGTCCGGGCGTGGTGATCGGCAAGAAGGGTGCTGACATCGACAAGCTGCGTAAAGACATCTCGGCCCTCACCGAAGGCGAAGTGTTCCTGAACCTGGTCGAAGTCCGCAAGCCGGAAGTCGATTCGCAACTGGTTGCCGAATCCATCGCTCAGCAGCTGGAGCGCCGCGTGGCCTTCCGCCGCGCCATGAAGCGTTCGATCCAGTCGGCCATGCGTCTGGGCGCCAAGGGCATCCGTATGAACCTGTCGGGTCGTCTCGGCGGTGCGGAAATCGCCCGTATGGAATGGTACCGTGAAGGTCGCGTGCCGCTGCACACCCTGCGTGCAGACATCGACTTCGGCTTTGCCGAAGCCCTGACCACCTACGGCATCATCGGCGTCAAGGTGTGGATCTTCAAGGGCGAAGTCCTTGAGCACGATCCGATGGCCCAGGACAAGCGCTGGTCGCAGGAAGCTTCGGGCCCGTCGTCGAACGAGCGTCCGGAGCGCGGCGAGCGTAATAACCGTGGCCCGCGCCGCGATCGCAACAATAAGGAGGCCTGATCGCTATGCTGCTTCCTAAGCGCACAAAATACCGTAAGGCCTTCAAGGGCCGCATCCACGGTAATGCCAAGGGCGGCTACACGCTGAACTTTGGTTCCTATGGTCTGAAGACGGTTGAGCCTGAGCGCCTGACCGCCCGTCAGATTGAAGCCGCCCGTCGGGCCATCACGCGTCAAATGAAGCGTCAGGGCCGCGTCTGGATCCGTATCTTCCCGGACCTGCCTGTAACGGGCAAGCCCGCCGAAGTCCGGATGGGTTCCGGTAAGGGTTCCGTGGATTACTGGGCGGCCCGCGTGGCCCCCGGCCGTATCCTGTTTGAAATCGACGGCGTCGCGGACGACATCGCCCGTGAAGCTTTGCGCCTCGGCGCGGCCAAGCTGCCGGTTCGTACCCGCGTCGTGACCCGTCTCGACGCCGGCATTGCGGCGGAGTAAGGACCATGACCAAGATTGCCGACCTGCGGGGCAAGACCCCCGATCAGCTTCAGGAAGAACTGCTGAACCTCAAGAAGGAACAGTTCAACCTTCGTTTCCAGAAGGCCACCGGCCAACTGGAGAAGACCCACCGTGTGAACGAAGTCCGCAAGGACATCGCGCGCATCAAGTCGCTTCTGACCACTCAGAAGTCTGCCTAAAGGAATAGACCATGCCCAAGCGCATTCTTGAAGGTCTGGTTGTTTCTGACAAGGGCAACAAGACCATCGTCGTGAAGGTCGAGCGTACCGTTCTGCACCCGGTTCTGAAGAAGCCGGTTCGCGTTTCGAAGCGCTACCACGCTCACGATGAGAACAACACCTACAAGGCTGGCGAAGTCGCTCGTATCATCGAGTGCGCGCCGAAGTCCAAGCTGAAGACCTGGGAAGTGCTTCCCAAGGACGCAGCCTAAGACATTCAGAGACCCGGATGGCTACTTAAAGCTGTCCGGGTTTCGGTCTTTTGACATTTGCGATCCGGTTCCGCCTGCCTTCGGGATTTCGCGGAATACCCTTCGCAGACGTTGAACCGGAAACGTGCTCACGGGACCTCCACCTCAAAAGGGGCGGAACGGCTCCGTTGAGCATTTTTCTGTTTGCTTATTCGGAGGAAATAGGGTTTAAGGCCCGCTTCCTCGGAATCCTCAGTCGTCTTCGCGGAAGTCTGCACCCGAAAGGGTGGGGGCCTTTTGCGAGATTTTGGAAAGTTTGAATTATGATTCAGATGCAAACTAATCTGGACGTTGCCGATAATTCGGGCGCGCGCCGGGTCATGTGCATCAAGGTGTTGGGCGGCTCCAAGCGCCGTTACGCCTCGGTGGGTGACCTGATCGTCGTCTCGGTTAAGGAAGCGATCCCCCGTGGCCGCGTGAAGAAGGGTGACGTTCTGCGCGCCATCGTCGTGCGCACCTCGAAAGACATCCAGCGCAAGGACGGTTCGGTTATCCGTTTCGACACCAACGCCGCTGTGATCGTGAACAAGTCGGGCGAGCCCATCGGCACCCGTATCTTCGGCCCGGTTCCGCGCGAGCTGCGCGCCAAGAACCACATGAAGATCATCTCGCTGGCGCCGGAGGTCCTCTAATGGCTGCGAAGGTTAAGAAGGGCGACAAGGTCGTCGTCCTGACAGGCAAGGACAAGGGCCGTACCGGCACCGTCCTGAAGGTTCTCCCGACGGAGAACCGCGTCGTCGTTCAGGGTATCAACGTTGTTCAGCGCCATACGCGCGCTTCGCAAACGAACCCGCAAGGCGGCATCATCAACAAGGAAGCCTCGCTTCACCTTTCGAACGTCGCCGTGGCTGATGCCAATGGCAAGCCGACCCGCGTCGGTTTCCGCGTCGAAGGCGACAAGAAGGTGCGCTTCGCCAAGAGCACCGGTGAGGTCATCAATGGCTGATCAAGCTTATACCCCGCGCCTCAAGGCCGTCTATCAGGACAAGATCCGCGCGGCGCTGAAGGAAGAGTTCGGCTACACCAACGAAATGCAGGTCCCCAAGCTCGACAAGATCGTCGTGAACATGGGTATCGGCGAAGCCGTTGCCGACTCCAAGAAGGTCAAGGCCGCGATTGCGGACCTGGCCGCTATCACCGGTCAGAAGCCGGCTGAAACCAAGGCCCGTAAGTCTATCGCCGGCTTCAAGCTTCGCGAAGGCATGGTGATCGGCGCCAAGGTGACGCTGCGCAAGCACCGTATGTATGAATTCCTTGACCGCCTGATCACGATCGCGCTGCCGCGCGTGAAGGATTTCCGCGGCCTGAACGGTAACTCCTTCGACGGTCGTGGCAACTACGCCATGGGCCTGAAGGAACACATCGTGTTCCCGGAAATCAACTACGATCAGATCGACCAGATGTGGGGCATGGACATTGTTGTCTGCACCACGGCGAAGAGCGACAAGGAAGCCAAGGCTCTCCTGAAGCACTTCCAGTTCCCGTTCGTTTCGTAAGGGGAAAGGTACAGAACAATGGCTAAGAAATCGGCTGTAAACCGTAACGAGATGGTCAAGAAGCTCGTTGACAAATACGCTGCCAAGCGCGCTGCGCTCAAGGCGGCGGCTGTTGACGAATCTCTTCCGCTGGAAGAGCGCTTCGAAGCTCGCCTCGCCCTCGCCAAGCTGCCCCGCAACTCGGCGCCCACCCGCATCCGCAACCGCTGCGAAGTCACCGGACGTCCGCGCGCCTTCTATCGCAAGCTCAAGATGAGCCGCGTCAGCCTGCGCAAGCTGGCCAATGAAGGCCAGATCCCCGGCATGACCAAGGCCAGCTGGTAAGGGAAGATCACACAACATGTTCATCTCTGATCCCCTGAGCGATATGATCGCCCGCATCAAGAACGCCGCCCAGCGCAGCCGTTCCAAGGTGCTCACCCCCGCGTCCAAGCTGCGCGCCCGCGTGCTCGACGTCCTCAAGGACGAAGGCTATATCCGCGGTTACGAGCTGCTCGAAGTGCCGGGTGAATTCCCGCAGTTTGAAATCGAACTGAAGTACTTCGATGGTCAGCCGGTCATCGCGGAAATCGCCCGCGTGTCCAAGCCCGGCCGTCGCGTCTATTCGTCGATCAAAGATCTGAAGCCGATCAAAAACGGCCTTGGCATCGCGATCCTGTCCACGCCCAAGGGCGTCCTGTCTGACACCGCTGCCCGCGAACTGAACGTCGGTGGCGAAGTCCTCTGCCGCGTCTACTAAGACCGGCGGGACTTACTTAAGACCATAGGAACACATAATGTCTCGTATTGGGAAAAAGGCCATTGCTGTACCGAAGGGCGTGACCATCACGCTCGACGGTCAGGCCATCACGGTTAAGGGGCCCAAGGGCCAGCTCAACTGGACCGTGGTTGAAGAAATCGAAGTCACGCACGAAGCCGACAATCTGTCGGTCGCGCCGCGTGGCGAAACCGCTCGCCACCGTGCGATGTGGGGTCTGTCGCGCACGCTCATCGCCAACATGGTGAAGGGCGTGACCGAGGGCTTCGAGTCGAACCTCGAACTGGTCGGCGTTGGTTACCGCGCTGCCATGAAGGGCAACAACCTCGAACTGTCGCTCGGTTTCTCGCACCCGGTCGAAGTGGCTCCGCCTGCCGGCGTCACCTTCGTCGTGCCGAAGCAGACTGAAATCAAGATCCAGGGCATCGACAAGCAGGTCGTCGGCGAACTCGCAGCCAAGATCCGCAAGATTCGTCCGCCTGAGCCTTACAAGGCCAAGGGTGTCCGTTACGCCGGCGAGAAGGTTCGCCGCAAGGAAGGGAAGAAGAAGTAAGCCATGGCTCTCTCTCCTCGTGAACAAATGGCTCGTCGGGCGCAACGTAACCGCACCCGGCTCAAGAGCCTCTCCAACGGCCGCCCGCGTCTGTCGGTCTTCCGTTCGGACAAGAACATCTACGCTCAGGTCATCGACGATTCGAAGGGCGTTACCGTTGCTGCGGCTTCGTCGCTCGAAACGGCCGCCAAGCGTGGGTCGAACGCCGCCTCCGCCACCGAAGTGGGTAAGCTGGTCGCCCAGCGCGCCATCGAGGCCGGTATCAAGGACGTTGTCTTTGACCGTGGCGGTTACATCTATCACGGCCGGGTGAAGGCGTTGGCAGATGCCGCGCGCGAAGCCGGTCTCAACTTCTAAGGGGTACGTTCAATGGCTCGTCCCAGCGAAAACCGCAACGATCGTCGCGAACGCACCGAAGAACCTTCGGAGTTTGTCGAAAAGCTCGTTCACATCAACCGCGTCGCCGCCACCGTGAAGGGTGGCCGTCGCTTCAGCTTCGCTGCTCTGATGGTCGTTGGTGACCAGAAGGGCCGTGTAGGCTTCGGTCATGGCAAGGCGCGCGAAGTGCCGGAAGCCATCCGCAAGGCGACCGAAGAAGCCAAGAAGTCGATGGTTCGCATCCCGCTTCGCGAATCCCGCACCCTGCACCACGACGGTTACGGCCGTTGGGGCGCCGGTAAGATCCAGCTCCGCGCGGCCCCTCCGGGCACCGGCGTGATCGCGGGGGGTCCGATGCGTGCCGTGCTCGAAACCCTGGGCGTCTCTGACGTCGTGGGCAAGTCGCTCGGTTCGTCGAACCCCTACAACATGGTGCGCGCCACCTTTGAAGCTCTGAAGGTGCAGTCTTCGCCCCGTCAGATCGCCGCCAAGCGCGGTAAGAAGGTTGGCGACATCCTGACGCGTCGCAACGATGGCGCTTCGTCGCCTGAATCGATCGAGGGCTAATCATCATGGCTCAAGTCACTGTCAAGCAAACCGGCAGCCCCATCCGCCGCACCAAGGACCAGCGCGCCACGCTCGCCGGTCTCGGTCTCAACAAGATGGGCCGTGTCTCGACTCTGGAGGATACTCCTTCGGTGCGCGGTATGATCGCCAAGGTCGCTCACCTCATCGAGATCGTTGAGTAAGCGGCTCTGCCGAGATTGAAACAAAGACGCCCCGGCATTCGTGTCGGGGCGTTTTGCTATTTATGAGAGCCGTATTTCTTAACGGTTTCCGCTTTTCCAGCCGAGTTGGCGTTAACGCCAGCGCATCTTTTCAAGAAAGGCATCCCAGATGACCAAGCTGAATGAAATCCGTGACAATGAAGGCGCCACCAAGGGGCGTATGCGCGTTGGCCGTGGCCCCGGTTCGGGCAAGGGCAAGACGTCCGGCCGCGGTGTAAAGGGTCAGAAGTCGCGTACCGGCGTGTCGCTGCTAGGCTTCGAAGGCGGTCAGATGCCGCTTTACATGCGTATGCCGAAGCGTGGCTTCAATAAGCGCAACCGTGCCGAATACGCCGAAGTCAACCTGTGGCGTCTGCAACAGGCCGTTGACGCGGGCAAGCTCGACGCTTCCGCGACCATCGACGCCGCCGCCCTGAAGGCCGCCGGTGTCATCCGTCGTGAACTCGACGGCGTGCGCCTGCTGGGCGAGGGCGAACTGACGGCGAAGCTGAGCCTGTCGGTCTTTTCGGCCACCGCTTCGGCGGTCAAGGCGGTCGAAGCCGCGGGCGGATCAGTCGCTCAGGCGCGTCCGGCCAAGACCGAAGCCTAAGTCAAAAATGTCACGCACCCTGATCTTTCGGGATCAGGGTGCGGCATTTTCGGTTTCGCTTCCCCATATGCGACCAAAGCCGGAGGTCACTCGCTTTGACAACGGCTTGCGGGGCCCGTAAGGGTGGTACAGACAGGACGGAATCATGCATTTCGTCCGTGACTTGAGGTTTTCATGGCATCTGCGGCTGAACAATTAGCGGCCAATCTGAACTTCAGCGCCTTTGCCAAGGCGACTGAGCTTCATAAGCGTCTTCTTTTCACTCTGGGCGCGCTGATCGTCTATCGTCTGGGGACCTATATCCCCATTCCAGGTATCGATCTTGCGGCGTTTGAGCGGGCCTTTTCGGGCCAGTCCCAGGGCATTCTAGGCATGTTCAACATGTTCTCCGGCGGTGCCGTTGAGCGCATGGCGATTTTCGCCCTGAACATCATGCCGTATATTTCGGCGTCGATCATTGTTCAGCTGATGGGTTCGGTCTATGCACCGTGGGAAAAGTTGCGCAAGGAAGGCGGCGAAGCCGGCCGCAAGCAGCTCAATCAGTATACTCGCTATCTGACCCTCATCCTGGCGCTGGTTCAGTCCTTCTCCATCTCTGCCGGGATGCAAGCGTCTGGTCTGGCGCTGGACCCGGGCCCGATGTTCATTATCTCGTCGGTCGTCACCCTGACGGGCGGTACTCTTTTCCTGATGTGGCTAGGTGAGCAGATCACGGCGCGCGGCGTTGGTAACGGTACCTCGCTGATCATCTTTGCCGGTATCGTTGCGGTCCTGCCGCGCACCATCGGTAACCTGCTGGCGCTGGCCAAGGAAGGCCAGATCAATGCCGGCGTCCTGCTGCTTATCGTGCTGGTTCTGATTGCCGCTATCGTCTTTATCGTCTTCATGGAGCGATCGCAGCGTCGTCTTCTGGTTCAGTATCCGAAGCGTCAGGTTGGCAACCGCGTAATGGGCGGCGAATCGTCCTTCATGCCGCTGAAGGTCAACACCGCGGGCGTTATTCCGCCGATCTTTGCCTCGTCGCTGCTATTGATGCCGACTACGGCCGCCGCGTTCCTCGCCCGTGACCCTTCCAAGGTGCCGGAATGGCTGTCGTGGCTTCCGGGCGTAACAGCGCAACTGACGCATGGTCAGCCGGTGTTTATGGCGCTCTATGCCGCCATGATTATTTTCTTCTGCTTCCTTTACACCTCGCTGGTCTTCAATCCGGACGAAACGGCGGAAAACCTGCGAAAGTATGGCGGCTTCTTGCCGGGCATCCGTCCGGGCAAGCGCACGGCCGAATATCTCGACTTCGTGCTGACCCGCATTACGGTCATCGGCGCGGCCTATATCACCATCGTCTGTCTGCTGCCAGAATTCCTGATCTCAAACCTGGGCAACAGCTTCTATTTCGGAGGCACGTCGATCCTGATCGTCGTGACCGTGACCATGGACACGGTGGCTCAGATTCAATCGCATCTGCTGGCACACCAGTATGATGGCCTGATCAAGAAATCAAAAATGCGGGGAGCGCGCGGCAGATGAACCTGATTCTTTTCGGACCTCCGGCAGCAGGCAAGGGCACGCAGGCCAAGCGTCTGGTCGTGGCGCACAATATGGTGCAGCTTTCGACCGGTGATATGCTGCGTGCCGCCATCGCGTCGGGTTCCGAGCTGGGCCAGAAGGTCAAGTCGATCATCGACACGGGCGGGCTGGTGTCGGACGACATCGTGATCGACCTGATCAAGACCAATCTACCAGCGGCCGAAGCGGCAGGCGGAGCCATTTTCGATGGCTTCCCGCGCACCGTGGCTCAGGCCGAAGCGCTGGACGCCATGTTGGCCGAACGCGATTCCACCATCGACATCGTCGTCCGTCTCAAGGTCGATGACAATGCGCTGGTCGAACGTATCGAAAAGCGCTTTGCCGAACAGGGGCGTTCGGACGACAATCCTGAAAGCTACAAGGTGCGTCTGGCAGCCTATAACGCGCAGACGGCGCCCCTGTTGCCCTACTATGCGACACAGGGCAAGTTGGTCGAGGTCGATGGCATGGGTTCGGTCGAAGAGGTTTCGGCCCGTATCGAAGCCGCGCTGTCCGAGCACGTCAGCTAATCACAGATTCGGAAATTTCGGTTTCCAATGCCTTCACCCCAAGACAGGGGCGGGGGCACCCCTCCAGCTTCGGCTGGAACCCAACCCTACCGTCTTTTTGGGGCTTGCAACGGCTTTCACCTCCCGTTAACGGCTTCGGACAACGGAACTCACCGGGACATTGTCAGATTCAGTTTGAATCTTGACAATATCTCAATCCTACCCATTGACGGGAGCCAAACCCTCTGTATAAGGGGCAGCTTCCGCGAAAGGCGCTTGTGCCCGCTCACCCGCCATCCCTGAGGGATGGGGTAGCAGGCGCGTCCCTTTCGCCTTTTAACGTGTCAACGCACGTTCAGGAGATTCAGACGTGGCCCGTATCGCAGGCGTCAATATACCGACCAATAAGCGCGTTGTGATCGCGCTCCAGTATATCCACGGCATTGGTCAACAAAAGGCCAAGGAAATCGTGGAAAAGGTGGGCATCGAAGACGCCCGCCGTGTAAACTCGCTCTCGGATGCCGAAGTGTTGCAGATCCGCGAAACCATCGACCGTGACTATCTGGTTGAAGGCGATCTGCGTCGCGAAACGTCCATGAACATCAAGCGCTTGATGGACCTGGCCTGCTACCGTGGCCTGCGTCACCGTAAGGGCCTGCCGGTCCGCGGTCAGCGCACCCACACCAACGCCCGCACCCGCAAGGGTCCGGCGAAGCCCATCGCCGGCAAGAAGAAGTAATCGGGATCTGATTTATGGCCAAAGAACCTTCACGCGTTAAAAAGCGCGAGCGTAAAAACATCACTTCGGGCGTGGCGCACGTCAATGCCTCGTTCAACAACACCATGATCACCATCACGGACGCGCAAGGTAATGCGATTTCGTGGTCTTCGGCTGGTCACATGGGCTTCAAGGGTTCGCGTAAATCGACCCCTTACGCTGCTCAGGTAGCCGCTGAAGACGCCGGCAAGAAGGCGATCGAGCATGGTGTGAAGACGCTTGAAGTCAGCGTCGCCGGTCCGGGTTCGGGCCGTGAATCGGCTCTGCGCGCGCTGCAAGCCGTCGGCTTCACGATCACGACCATCCGTGACGTGACCCCGATCCCGCACAACGGCTGCCGTCCGCCGAAGCGTCGTCGCGTTTAATACCGATTTCTACCCCTTTTCCGTTGCCCTCGGCCTGAAGCTGAGGGCAACCTTTCTCGTCTGAGGGACGCAATGATCGAAAGAAACTGGCAGCAGCTTATTCGTCCCGAGAAGCCCCAAATCGAGTCCGGTCAGGATTCCCAGCGCAAGATGCGTCTTGTTGCGGAACCCCTGGAACGCGGCTTTGGCGTGACGCTCGGTAATGCTCTGCGCCGCGTGCTCCTGTCCTCCCTGCAAGGGGCGGCGGTGACAGCGGTACAAATCGACGGCGTTGTTCACGAATTTTCCTCAATTGAGGGTGTTCGTGAGGACGTGGTCGATATCATCCTCAATATCAAACAACTGGCGCTGCGTATGCACGCCGAAGGCCCCAAGCGCATGGTTCTGCGTGCGTCGTCGGCTGGCCCGGTGACCGCTGGCATGATCGACGTCCCGTCGGACATCGAAGTGCTGAACCCCGACCACGTCATTTGTACGCTGGACGAAGGTGCTTCGGTGCGTATGGAGTTCACGGTTCAGACCGGTAAGGGCTATGTCCCCGCCGACCGTCTGCGCCCGGAAGATGCGCCGATCGGCCTGATTGCCGTTGACGCTCTCTACTCGCCGGTCAAGAAGGTGGCTTATCGGGTCGAGCCGACCCGTCAGGGTCAGTCGCTCGATTACGACAAGCTGGTTCTCGACGTTGAAACCAATGCGGCGGTGACGCCGGTGGACGCGGTGGCTTATGCCGCGCGCATCCTTCAGGATCAACTTCAGATCTTCATCACTTTTGAAGAGCCGAAGCCGGCCATCGTCGAAGAAGGCAAGCCTGAGCTACCGTTCAACCCGGCCCTCCTCAAGAAAGTCGATGAACTGGAGCTCAGCGTCCGTTCGGCGAACTGCCTGAAGAACGACAACATTGTCTATATCGGCGACCTGATCCAGAAGACGGAATCGGAAATGCTCCGTACTCCCAACTTCGGCCGCAAGTCACTAAACGAAATCAAGGAAGTCCTGCAATCGATGGGGCTGTCGCTCGGCATGGATGTGCCGAACTGGCCGCCTGAGAATGTCGAGGACCTCGCCAAGAAGTTCGAAGACCAGATCTAAGACTTCTGAGATCGTAAGTGGGAGGTCCGATCCGCAAGGGTCGGGCCTCTTGCCTTTTTATGAGAGGGCAATTCTGTGAATTGCCGGATCACTTATCGGGAAAG
Coding sequences:
- a CDS encoding DNA-directed RNA polymerase subunit alpha, translating into MIERNWQQLIRPEKPQIESGQDSQRKMRLVAEPLERGFGVTLGNALRRVLLSSLQGAAVTAVQIDGVVHEFSSIEGVREDVVDIILNIKQLALRMHAEGPKRMVLRASSAGPVTAGMIDVPSDIEVLNPDHVICTLDEGASVRMEFTVQTGKGYVPADRLRPEDAPIGLIAVDALYSPVKKVAYRVEPTRQGQSLDYDKLVLDVETNAAVTPVDAVAYAARILQDQLQIFITFEEPKPAIVEEGKPELPFNPALLKKVDELELSVRSANCLKNDNIVYIGDLIQKTESEMLRTPNFGRKSLNEIKEVLQSMGLSLGMDVPNWPPENVEDLAKKFEDQI